From Clostridia bacterium, one genomic window encodes:
- a CDS encoding winged helix-turn-helix transcriptional regulator, which translates to MVSREFAEVFKALGQEIRLKIISLLAEHEFCVCEMEEILGITQSAVSQHLRVLRQAGLVEEEKIGQWVFYHLRRDQIDKFFQEWQEYLKLPLEQKPGMGAELKKVKYLEENPKVSCRPAGSGCSPRQGVGGGSPGPVDFDKLASGSGCSS; encoded by the coding sequence GTGGTCAGCCGTGAATTTGCGGAAGTGTTCAAAGCGTTAGGCCAAGAAATCCGCCTGAAGATCATCTCATTATTGGCGGAGCATGAATTCTGCGTTTGCGAAATGGAGGAAATCTTGGGGATTACCCAATCGGCGGTATCACAGCACCTACGGGTGCTCAGGCAAGCTGGTTTGGTCGAGGAAGAAAAGATTGGCCAGTGGGTGTTTTACCACTTGCGGCGAGATCAGATAGACAAGTTCTTTCAAGAATGGCAGGAGTACCTCAAACTTCCCCTGGAGCAAAAACCCGGCATGGGGGCTGAACTTAAAAAGGTTAAATATCTGGAGGAGAACCCCAAGGTCTCCTGCCGGCCGGCCGGGAGCGGTTGTTCACCGCGGCAGGGAGTTGGCGGTGGCTCGCCTGGCCCAGTTGATTTTGATAAGCTGGCCTCTGGCTCCGGTTGCTCAAGCTAG